Proteins found in one Primulina eburnea isolate SZY01 unplaced genomic scaffold, ASM2296580v1 ctg884_ERROPOS889272+, whole genome shotgun sequence genomic segment:
- the LOC140822516 gene encoding uncharacterized protein, translated as MKEMDWVYTKRRGPEWKQGWTDQTLASISAPPLPLVAVFSIVIFLLSLSQYSSYKEHVQNSVISFKLLLFLVPVFLFLIFFVRSRPLSGGGFDLSKFSQPGRQVRQEFSRGVAGFPWGMAVLVVVLLVLVSYQSRFQSKWFPFGGSD; from the coding sequence atgaaagaaatggattGGGTTTATACCAAGAGAAGGGGTCCAGAATGGAAACAAGGCTGGACTGATCAAACCTTGGCTTCCATATCCGCCCCACCCCTGCCACTCGTGGCGGTTTTCTCTATCGTCATATTCTTGTTATCATTGTCTCAATACTCTTCCTACAAAGAGCATGTACAAAATAGTGTGATAAGTTTCAAGTTATTGCTCTTCTTGGTGCCTGTGTTCTTGTTCTTGATCTTTTTCGTGCGTTCGAGACCACTATCGGGTGGGGGATTTGATTTGTCAAAGTTCTCGCAACCTGGACGCCAAGTGAGGCAGGAATTCTCCCGTGGGGTGGCGGGATTTCCGTGGGGCATGGCGGTGCTGGTGGTGGTGTTGCTTGTGCTGGTGTCGTACCAATCGAGGTTTCAATCCAAGTGGTTTCCCTTTGGCGGATCCGATTAG
- the LOC140822515 gene encoding LOW QUALITY PROTEIN: triosephosphate isomerase, chloroplastic-like (The sequence of the model RefSeq protein was modified relative to this genomic sequence to represent the inferred CDS: deleted 1 base in 1 codon): MAVVSTSLGAAATSQLSTHFSGLRKSILKLDYSNSTSSDSLLQNVDSHLRVASSVKACRGVVMMAGSGKFFVGGNWKCNGTKESISKLVSDINNATLESDVDVVVAPPFVYIDQVKNTLSDRVEIAAQNCWTGKGGAFTGEISAEQIKDLGCQWVVLGHSERRHVIGEDNEFIGKKAAYALSQNLGVIACIGELLEEREAGRTFDVCYQQLKAFADAVPDWDKIVIAYEPVWAIGTGKVATPDQAQEVHVAVRDWLSKNVSADVASKTRIIYGGSVNGSNCAELAKQEDIDGFLVGGASLKGPEFATIVNSVTAKKVMA, encoded by the exons ATGGCGGTTGTCTCCACGTCACTCGGCGCCGCCGCCACGTCACAGCTTTCCACTCACTTCTCCGGCCTCAGGAAATCCATTCTGAAGCTCGACTACTCTAACTCCACCTCTAGCGACTCGTTGTTACAAAACGTCGATTCTCACCTCCGC GTCGCCTCCTCCGTCAAAGCTTGCCGTGGCGTTGTTATGATGGCTGGTTCCGGCAAG TTCTTTGTTGGTGGAAATTGGAAATGT AATGGGACAAAAGAGTCTATAAGCAAGCTGGTTTCTGATATAAACAATGCAACATTGGAGTCTGATGTTG ATGTTGTTGTAGCACCACCATTTGTCTACATTGATCAAGTAAAGAACACACTATCTGATCGGGTAGAGATAGCTGCTCAGAATTGTTGGACTGGAAAAGGTGGTGCTTTTACGGGAGAGATCAG TGCGGAGCAAATAAAGGACCTTGGGTGCCAGTGGGTTGTTCTGGGGCATTCTGAACGGAGACATGTAATTGGAGAAGACAATGAA TTTATCGGGAAGAAGGCTGCATATGCCTTGAGCCAGAATTTAGGAGTAATAGCATGCATTGGGGAATTGTTGGAAGAAAGGGAAGCAGGAAGAACTTTTGATGTTTGTTACCAGCAGCTGAAGGCTTTTGCCG ATGCTGTTCCAGACTGGGATAAAATTGTGATTGCATATGAGCCTGTATGGGCAATTGGAACTGGCAAAGTGGCTACACCAGATCAGGCACAGGAAGTTCATGTAGCTGTTAGGGATTGGCTCAGTAAGAACGTATCTGCTGATGTTGCTTCTAAAACTCGGATTATATATGGAG GTTCGGTCAATGGAAGCAACTGTGCGGAGCTTGCAAAGCAAgaagatattgatggatttcTTGTGGGTGGTGCTTCCCTAAAG GGTCCTGAGTTTGCCACCATTGTCAATTCCGTTACTGCGAAGAAGGTTATGGCTTGA